A single region of the bacterium genome encodes:
- a CDS encoding NADH-quinone oxidoreductase subunit M, whose amino-acid sequence MPILTLITFVPILGAVIILFTDKQKETRIKLIGIVTTFICLLLSLVIIYQFDAQNPGFQMQERFSWIPALNIDYYMGVDGISVPMVFLTALLSFLAAIASWNISPRIKEYWVLYLLLETGMLGTFVSLDLFLFYIFWEVMLVPMYFLIGVWGGPRKEYAAIKFFLYTLAGSVFMLVGFLALYFASTPHTFSIPELAAQSQSLTTGLNAGISFFRFGGAQLVFLALFLGFAIKVPVFPFHTWLPDAHVEAPTPISVILAGILLKMGTYGFYRISHPILPQAAHEFAVMFAVLGVIGIIYGAFVAMAQQDFKKLVAYSSVSHMGFILLGLSAFTIAGWNGGYFQMFSHGLLTGGMFLLVGVLYDRAHTRDLNAFGGLGAKIPVYAGVLTVISLGSLGLPGMSGFVSEFMVLLGTYKVFPIYTIIAVIGIVLTAGYILYMLQRILLGPFNEKWNALTEINKRELSTLIPLIILTILIGVYPALLLNLINPTITTLIAKVGGVLP is encoded by the coding sequence ATGCCGATACTAACCTTAATAACATTTGTACCGATACTCGGTGCAGTAATAATTCTATTTACGGATAAACAAAAGGAAACGCGCATCAAACTAATTGGTATTGTAACAACGTTCATCTGCCTCTTGCTAAGCTTGGTTATCATCTATCAATTCGATGCGCAGAATCCGGGATTCCAGATGCAGGAACGATTCTCTTGGATCCCAGCGTTAAATATTGATTATTATATGGGCGTTGATGGAATTAGTGTTCCGATGGTATTTTTAACCGCTTTGCTTTCATTTTTAGCAGCGATTGCATCTTGGAATATCAGCCCTCGAATTAAAGAATATTGGGTGCTATATCTTCTGCTCGAAACCGGTATGCTCGGAACTTTTGTTTCTCTGGATTTATTTTTGTTCTATATCTTTTGGGAAGTTATGTTAGTGCCGATGTATTTCTTGATAGGTGTCTGGGGTGGTCCACGTAAAGAGTATGCGGCAATTAAATTCTTTTTATATACCCTTGCCGGAAGCGTGTTTATGCTAGTAGGTTTTTTAGCGCTATATTTTGCTTCTACCCCACATACGTTCAGTATCCCTGAACTAGCAGCGCAATCGCAATCACTTACCACCGGATTAAACGCCGGAATTTCCTTCTTCCGATTCGGAGGGGCACAGTTAGTATTCTTAGCGTTATTCCTCGGATTCGCAATTAAAGTGCCGGTGTTTCCGTTCCATACCTGGTTACCTGACGCCCACGTTGAAGCGCCAACCCCAATTTCAGTCATCCTAGCCGGAATTCTCTTAAAAATGGGTACCTATGGATTCTATCGAATCAGCCATCCGATATTACCGCAAGCAGCACATGAGTTCGCGGTTATGTTCGCAGTACTTGGAGTTATCGGAATTATTTATGGCGCATTCGTCGCGATGGCTCAGCAGGATTTCAAGAAACTGGTTGCGTATAGTAGCGTTAGTCATATGGGATTTATTCTGCTGGGACTCTCAGCATTCACTATTGCCGGTTGGAACGGCGGATATTTCCAGATGTTCAGCCACGGTCTGTTAACCGGCGGAATGTTCTTGCTCGTTGGCGTTCTCTACGACCGGGCGCATACCCGCGATTTGAATGCATTCGGTGGGCTGGGTGCTAAAATTCCAGTTTACGCAGGTGTGTTAACCGTTATTTCACTCGGGTCGTTAGGGTTGCCAGGTATGTCAGGATTCGTCAGTGAATTTATGGTTTTACTCGGAACCTATAAAGTTTTCCCGATATATACCATTATTGCGGTTATCGGAATCGTTCTAACCGCAGGATATATACTCTATATGCTCCAACGCATTCTACTCGGTCCGTTTAATGAAAAATGGAATGCGCTAACGGAGATTAACAAACGGGAATTATCAACATTAATTCCGCTGATTATTTTAACGATTCTTATTGGGGTGTATCCTGCTCTATTACTGAATCTGATTAATCCGACCATAACTACATTGATTGCGAAAG